DNA sequence from the Vibrio ishigakensis genome:
TTCTGCTTTTTTAAGTCCACTTCGCTGTTTCTAAAAGAGAGCCTAGAGTCAGGTCTTGAGTTTGAGTGTCGACTGTTTTTCTTTGATACAGAGTTACTCACACGATTCCTCAACCAAATTCCTAGCCCCGTAAGCACCCAAGATAGTTACCCCGTAACTAACGCCAATAGCTTCGATATCCACATCTTAGAGATGCTTTATCGTAGTCAGGATAATGATGAGTGCGCGACGCATACTCAGGTTCTCCTAGCTAATGCCCTGCTCTCCCAAGCCTATATGGCTAATCCGATGGTTTCTAACCTTATCAAAGAGTCGCTAGAGATTGGCTTTCTTGACCGCGTTATCAACTTTATCGAGTCCAAGTTGGAAAGCGAGATTTCACTACCTATGCTTTCTCAATACTTAGGTGTGTCTGAATCCACAGTCAAACGAAAACTGGCATCAGAAAAGCATACTTTCAGTGAACTTGTGAGAGATAAACGCGTATCCAGAGGAGCGACGTTACTGCGAGCAGGCAGAACCCCGATCACCCAGATTGCAGACGCATGCGGATACAAAACAGCAGCACATTTTAGTGCAGCCTTTAAATCCGTGTACGGTTGCACACCCAAAACATTCCGTCGCGAAAGACGACAACCATAAAAGAAGCAAACAGGGAAATTATTCATGCAATTTAGTTATGTAAACCCTACACAAATCCACTTCGGTCAAGGCCAAATCAGCGCTGTTAGCTCTGCTATCCCTTCCACCAGCAAGGTGCTAGTGATCTATGGCGGTGGTTCAATTAAGAAAAACGGCATCTATGACCAGGTGAGTAAAGCCCTTGAGGGTCACCAATGGCAAGAGTTCTCTGGCGTTGAACCTAACCCAACAGCAGAGACGCTGGATAAAGCAGTCGCCATCGTTAAAGAGCAAGGTATCGACTATATCCTTGCTGTAGGTGGCGGCTCAGTGATAGACGGCTCTAAATATGTAGCTGCAG
Encoded proteins:
- a CDS encoding helix-turn-helix transcriptional regulator, with translation MSSVNCVSLSSKQNTATYDLPAKTAGILWVTSGSMLFRHSSELGEILENQFCFFKSTSLFLKESLESGLEFECRLFFFDTELLTRFLNQIPSPVSTQDSYPVTNANSFDIHILEMLYRSQDNDECATHTQVLLANALLSQAYMANPMVSNLIKESLEIGFLDRVINFIESKLESEISLPMLSQYLGVSESTVKRKLASEKHTFSELVRDKRVSRGATLLRAGRTPITQIADACGYKTAAHFSAAFKSVYGCTPKTFRRERRQP